The proteins below are encoded in one region of Macrococcus armenti:
- a CDS encoding HlyD family secretion protein has product MKKLVMINILTLVILAVLGIVGFHFYDEATNYVKTDNAKVDGDQIAIASPVAGKLITFDKKVGDTLSKDDKLGTVAGAGQDGAPSKVELTMPQDGTLVKKQATENGFVGAGTPIAYAYNMDKLFVTANIKETELDGVKKGQKVDVYVDGYKDTTLTGKVEQIGLATASSFSLLPSSNGNANFTKVTQVVPVKIELSKDKSLDILPGMNVTVRIHKN; this is encoded by the coding sequence ATGAAGAAATTAGTAATGATTAATATTTTAACGTTAGTTATTTTAGCAGTGTTAGGTATTGTGGGCTTTCACTTCTATGATGAAGCAACAAATTATGTGAAAACAGATAACGCAAAGGTAGATGGTGATCAGATTGCAATTGCAAGTCCAGTAGCAGGAAAACTGATTACATTCGATAAAAAAGTTGGGGATACGTTATCAAAAGACGATAAATTAGGTACAGTTGCAGGTGCAGGTCAGGATGGCGCGCCTTCTAAAGTAGAATTAACGATGCCACAGGATGGTACATTAGTTAAGAAGCAAGCAACTGAAAACGGATTTGTAGGCGCAGGTACACCAATTGCATACGCATATAATATGGATAAATTGTTCGTAACTGCAAACATTAAAGAAACAGAACTTGATGGCGTTAAAAAAGGTCAGAAAGTAGATGTTTACGTTGATGGCTATAAAGATACAACATTAACTGGTAAAGTTGAACAAATTGGTTTAGCGACAGCTTCAAGTTTCAGCTTATTACCATCATCAAACGGTAACGCAAACTTCACTAAAGTAACACAAGTCGTTCCAGTTAAGATTGAACTTTCAAAGGATAAATCTTTAGATATATTACCAGGAATGAATGTAACTGTACGCATTCATAAAAATTAA
- a CDS encoding DHA2 family efflux MFS transporter permease subunit, protein MTSMIILYSIFSILTFIVVNRLLLRRNRKKAAPVKQAAKTYTPITKKDDAIANETAEHQQVSDAPIDVNRPVHEQVKKPEALVTFEKGITLAKIITALMAGMFVAILNQTLINVALPIMINDFSISTATAQWLTTGFMLVNGILVPVSAYLIQKFTYRQLFLFAMISFTIGSVICAISTNFPLMMTGRVIQAVGAGILMPLGTNVFMTVFPPEKRGAAMGMMGIAFILAPAIGPTLTGWVIQNYHWNVMFYGMTVVGIISIIIGMFWFKIYQPLSNPKLDVPGVIFSSLGFGSLLYGFSEAGNKGWDSTIVILTMVIGLIFVALFVYREITMKAPMMDLRTLKYTGFSFTLLINVIVTMSLFGGMLLLPVYLQSIRGFSPLDSGLLLLPGSLLMGVMGPISGRLLDKYGIKPIAIFGLLIMTYATWELTKLSMDTSYKTILGIYVLRSFGMSFIMMPIMTAGMNALPQTMIPHGNAISNTIRQLAGSIGTAILVTVMTQQTTAHIGDIANSLDKTHPEISGQFVEIGRSVGSQEAGSQYVMGYLQKFATINGINDAFWVATVLSALALILSFFLKGKTHYSPNKL, encoded by the coding sequence ATGACCTCGATGATTATTCTATATAGTATCTTCTCGATACTTACATTTATTGTCGTAAACAGATTGTTACTGCGACGTAATAGAAAAAAAGCAGCGCCTGTTAAACAGGCAGCAAAAACGTATACACCGATAACAAAAAAAGATGACGCTATTGCAAATGAAACAGCAGAACATCAACAAGTATCTGATGCACCGATTGATGTGAATCGTCCTGTACACGAGCAGGTGAAAAAACCTGAAGCGCTCGTTACTTTCGAAAAAGGAATTACACTGGCTAAAATTATTACAGCACTTATGGCCGGTATGTTCGTTGCGATATTGAATCAGACGTTAATTAACGTTGCATTACCGATAATGATTAATGACTTCAGTATTTCAACAGCGACAGCACAATGGTTAACGACTGGATTTATGCTTGTTAACGGGATACTCGTACCTGTTAGTGCATATTTGATTCAGAAATTCACATATCGACAGTTATTCCTGTTTGCAATGATTTCGTTTACGATTGGCTCTGTAATTTGTGCGATTAGTACAAACTTCCCGTTAATGATGACAGGACGTGTCATTCAGGCAGTGGGCGCCGGAATCTTAATGCCGCTAGGTACGAATGTATTTATGACAGTATTCCCACCTGAAAAACGTGGGGCTGCAATGGGGATGATGGGGATTGCTTTCATTTTAGCACCGGCTATTGGTCCGACTTTAACTGGATGGGTTATTCAGAACTACCATTGGAACGTCATGTTCTACGGAATGACAGTTGTCGGTATCATTTCTATTATTATTGGAATGTTCTGGTTTAAAATATATCAACCACTTAGCAATCCAAAACTTGATGTCCCGGGCGTTATATTCAGCTCGTTAGGTTTCGGTAGTTTGCTATATGGTTTTTCAGAAGCAGGTAATAAAGGCTGGGATTCAACGATCGTAATCTTAACAATGGTAATCGGATTAATCTTTGTCGCATTATTTGTATATAGAGAAATTACGATGAAAGCACCGATGATGGATCTACGTACGCTTAAATATACCGGCTTCTCATTCACATTACTTATCAACGTTATTGTTACGATGAGTTTATTCGGTGGGATGTTATTATTACCGGTATATTTACAGTCAATCCGTGGCTTCTCTCCACTGGATTCAGGATTGCTCTTATTACCAGGATCGTTACTGATGGGTGTTATGGGGCCGATATCAGGACGATTACTTGACAAGTACGGTATTAAACCGATTGCAATCTTTGGGTTACTCATTATGACATATGCGACATGGGAATTAACGAAACTGAGCATGGATACGTCTTATAAGACAATTCTCGGCATTTATGTTTTACGTTCATTCGGAATGAGTTTTATTATGATGCCGATTATGACTGCAGGTATGAATGCATTACCACAGACGATGATTCCTCATGGAAATGCAATTAGTAATACAATCAGACAACTCGCTGGTTCTATTGGAACTGCGATATTAGTTACAGTAATGACACAACAAACAACAGCACATATTGGAGACATTGCAAATTCACTGGATAAAACACATCCTGAAATCTCAGGACAATTTGTTGAAATTGGACGTAGTGTCGGTTCACAAGAAGCAGGTAGTCAGTATGTGATGGGTTATCTGCAAAAATTCGCAACGATTAATGGAATAAACGATGCATTCTGGGTTGCGACTGTATTAAGTGCACTTGCATTAATATTATCGTTCTTCTTAAAAGGAAAAACACATTACAGTCCGAATAAACTTTAA
- a CDS encoding DUF402 domain-containing protein: protein MKTKYIDKRSWRRLLKQRYKEIRIRDDWFDGIVGEIQMIKVKSPLEIKIIDQDIIVADNGYKWLQILPKDKHYSLTVMYDATDAPLQYYFDINEENILELGQARTHDLYLDVLVLPDGRYELVDEEDAKRALNKKVITQAQYDFAYKTAYEVMDEVRANFTYFVQLANQCKTAIEK, encoded by the coding sequence ATGAAGACGAAATATATTGATAAAAGAAGCTGGCGTCGTCTCTTAAAGCAACGTTATAAAGAAATTCGTATTAGAGATGATTGGTTTGATGGGATTGTAGGAGAAATTCAGATGATAAAGGTAAAATCTCCGCTTGAAATTAAAATCATTGATCAAGATATTATTGTTGCCGATAATGGTTACAAATGGCTGCAAATATTACCGAAAGATAAACATTATAGTTTAACAGTAATGTATGATGCGACTGATGCGCCGTTACAATATTATTTTGATATTAACGAGGAGAATATACTGGAGCTTGGTCAGGCAAGAACGCATGATTTATATTTAGATGTTCTCGTATTACCTGATGGTCGTTATGAACTCGTTGACGAAGAGGATGCGAAACGTGCCCTGAACAAAAAGGTTATTACCCAGGCACAATATGACTTTGCATATAAGACGGCATATGAAGTGATGGATGAAGTGCGTGCAAACTTTACATACTTTGTACAACTTGCAAACCAGTGCAAGACAGCGATTGAAAAATAG
- a CDS encoding TatD family hydrolase yields MIDAHIHIDQYSDEAIQNMLQQDIIFIGVAMDYKSCMRLLDLQSERIHIAFGYHPEQIIHMDEVYRILELIDVHHDKLTAIGEIGLPQYLRREKPSIDMEQYIHVLELFIEKAAQYQLPVVLHAVYDDALIALQLLKKHHIKRAHFHWFKASDDVMAQVLESRYMVSVTPDILWNEKTRKVVEMFPLTRIMVETDGPWQHEGFEVTEIKAQISAIMVELQKIHQNCDVKSIINRNTKAFYHIED; encoded by the coding sequence ATGATTGACGCACATATTCATATCGATCAGTATTCAGACGAAGCAATTCAGAATATGTTGCAGCAAGATATTATTTTTATCGGAGTAGCGATGGACTATAAAAGTTGTATGCGGCTGTTAGATTTGCAGTCAGAACGCATTCATATCGCATTTGGTTACCATCCGGAGCAGATAATACATATGGATGAAGTGTATCGTATACTTGAACTCATTGATGTACATCACGATAAGCTCACTGCGATTGGTGAAATTGGACTTCCTCAATATTTAAGACGGGAAAAACCTTCAATTGATATGGAACAATATATACACGTGCTTGAACTGTTCATTGAAAAAGCAGCGCAATATCAACTGCCTGTTGTATTACATGCTGTTTATGATGATGCATTAATTGCATTACAACTTCTGAAAAAACATCATATTAAGCGTGCGCACTTTCATTGGTTTAAAGCAAGTGATGACGTGATGGCACAAGTTCTTGAAAGTAGGTATATGGTAAGTGTGACACCAGATATATTATGGAACGAGAAGACGAGAAAAGTGGTTGAAATGTTTCCGTTAACGCGTATTATGGTAGAAACGGATGGGCCATGGCAGCACGAAGGGTTTGAGGTAACAGAGATTAAAGCGCAAATTTCTGCTATAATGGTGGAGTTACAGAAGATACATCAAAATTGTGATGTAAAGTCAATTATAAACCGTAATACGAAAGCATTTTATCATATTGAAGATTGA
- a CDS encoding LysR family transcriptional regulator, which translates to MKIDDYRLLVALDEAETLRKAAEMLYISQPAVSQRLKTIENDWGTEIFIRTKKKLIVTTHGEVIINHARKMLKEETNLKEMIHSSEGIINGNLSIGVSSLIGQTVLPKVLERFVQDYPNVKIQLQVGSSTRIMNNKHDFHVSVIRGTKIMNLTNERLMREKHYFIYPKHKLDLLDTLPMIEFQADPVYLKEIEMWYTELFNKEYAPQIKTDQIATCKALLLSGVGMTVLPEIVAEDINREEFEVQLVQVNEQELLRDTYISFENDILSLPQVSAFITMLKEVVSELKIGSDE; encoded by the coding sequence ATGAAAATTGATGATTACAGATTACTAGTTGCACTTGATGAAGCAGAAACTTTACGTAAAGCAGCAGAAATGTTATATATTTCTCAGCCTGCTGTCAGTCAGAGACTTAAAACGATTGAAAACGACTGGGGTACAGAAATTTTTATAAGAACGAAGAAGAAACTTATCGTCACAACACATGGTGAAGTGATTATTAACCACGCCCGTAAGATGCTGAAAGAAGAAACAAACTTAAAAGAAATGATTCATTCATCTGAAGGCATCATAAATGGTAACTTATCAATCGGGGTATCTTCTCTGATTGGTCAGACTGTCTTACCGAAAGTACTGGAACGTTTCGTACAGGACTATCCGAACGTTAAAATTCAGCTGCAAGTAGGTTCCAGTACGCGCATTATGAATAACAAGCATGATTTTCATGTGTCTGTTATTCGTGGAACGAAAATAATGAACTTGACGAATGAACGTTTAATGCGTGAAAAACATTATTTTATATATCCGAAACATAAGTTAGATCTGCTTGATACGTTACCGATGATTGAGTTTCAGGCCGATCCTGTATATTTAAAGGAAATTGAAATGTGGTATACAGAACTATTCAATAAAGAGTATGCACCGCAAATAAAAACAGATCAAATTGCAACGTGTAAAGCACTTCTCTTAAGTGGTGTAGGGATGACAGTATTGCCTGAGATTGTTGCAGAAGATATTAATCGGGAAGAATTTGAAGTACAGCTTGTTCAAGTTAATGAACAGGAGTTACTAAGGGATACATATATTAGTTTCGAAAACGATATACTGAGCTTACCGCAAGTGAGCGCGTTTATTACGATGTTAAAAGAAGTTGTGAGTGAATTAAAGATTGGAAGCGATGAATAA
- a CDS encoding GTP pyrophosphokinase, translated as MEIDKVMERIEDQSELIKLVEDFSYLFKEYEMGLLELKSDIEIIDLEWQAKYGYSPFEHVKTRIKSPLSLKDKLKRKGIDYSLESIQQNIFDIIGVRIVTTFEDDVYKIYDILNGRNDLRIKRVKDYIKNPKQSGYKSLHLIVETELVLSEGVKWVPAEIQIRTLAMDFFASTEHKLQYKYNTKKLSDSIRQELREVADVSSVLDRKMTEVRNTIMMD; from the coding sequence ATGGAAATAGATAAAGTAATGGAACGTATTGAAGATCAGTCAGAACTCATAAAACTTGTTGAAGATTTTTCATATTTATTCAAAGAGTATGAGATGGGGTTACTGGAATTAAAAAGTGATATAGAGATTATTGATCTGGAGTGGCAGGCAAAATACGGATATTCGCCATTTGAACATGTGAAGACGCGTATAAAATCTCCGTTATCATTAAAGGATAAGTTAAAGCGTAAAGGTATCGATTATAGTTTAGAAAGTATTCAGCAAAATATATTCGACATTATCGGTGTAAGAATAGTAACGACGTTTGAAGATGACGTGTATAAAATATACGATATATTAAATGGGCGTAATGATCTGCGTATAAAACGCGTCAAAGATTATATTAAAAATCCGAAACAAAGCGGCTATAAGAGCCTGCACTTAATTGTTGAGACAGAGCTTGTATTATCAGAAGGCGTGAAATGGGTACCCGCCGAAATACAGATTAGAACGCTTGCGATGGACTTCTTTGCATCTACTGAACATAAACTGCAGTATAAATACAATACGAAGAAACTGAGTGACAGTATACGTCAGGAATTACGTGAAGTTGCTGATGTATCAAGTGTATTAGACCGCAAGATGACGGAAGTACGCAATACAATTATGATGGATTAA
- a CDS encoding sugar efflux transporter produces MFRDLLTIKNYKLFLINMVILGMALAITVPFFVLYATQELGMTRGMYGVMMALFALAGFTVNTIVARFSDRPNFNRKRMIIFAVLMASIAFSTYFYIDNPILFIMIYVFFGGMAAPAMPQLYASARESINVSASSKNAVFANTLLRSMFSFGFLFGPLVGTILLKKFGFAGIFGGTIALYVVVLLSFLFFYEDIKVEKPAYNKGRIEPVAPNLLKDMYLLIPFLAFVFLHIGQWMYTLNMPLFVTEYLKDDEANVGYLASLCAGLEVPFMIILGMLASRFQTRTLLMIGAVFGGGYYFSIGVFDDVTAMLLGQICLAFFLAILLGLGISYFQDILPDFPGYASTLFSNAMIAGQLLGNLLGGVMSDIVGLGNVFFVSSAFVLIAFVLLIFTKPVKMEDIV; encoded by the coding sequence ATGTTTCGTGATTTACTCACAATAAAAAACTATAAATTATTCTTGATCAATATGGTTATACTTGGTATGGCACTTGCGATTACAGTTCCATTCTTTGTGCTGTATGCGACGCAGGAACTCGGTATGACAAGAGGAATGTATGGTGTGATGATGGCATTATTTGCACTTGCCGGATTCACGGTGAATACGATTGTCGCCAGATTTTCTGATAGACCAAATTTTAACCGAAAACGCATGATTATATTTGCAGTGCTGATGGCATCTATCGCATTCAGTACATACTTCTATATTGATAATCCGATTCTATTTATAATGATCTATGTTTTCTTCGGGGGAATGGCAGCACCAGCTATGCCTCAACTATATGCATCCGCACGAGAAAGCATCAATGTATCGGCATCTAGTAAAAATGCAGTATTCGCAAATACATTGCTACGTTCAATGTTTAGTTTCGGATTTCTTTTCGGACCACTTGTCGGAACGATATTACTTAAAAAGTTTGGGTTTGCAGGGATATTTGGTGGGACAATTGCTTTATATGTTGTAGTATTATTATCATTTTTATTCTTTTATGAAGATATTAAAGTAGAAAAGCCAGCATATAATAAAGGACGCATTGAACCTGTTGCGCCAAACTTGTTGAAAGATATGTACTTGCTTATTCCATTTTTAGCATTTGTATTCCTGCATATCGGACAATGGATGTATACGCTGAATATGCCACTCTTTGTAACTGAGTATTTAAAAGATGACGAAGCGAATGTTGGGTATTTAGCGAGTTTGTGTGCCGGACTTGAAGTACCGTTTATGATTATACTCGGAATGCTTGCAAGCAGATTTCAGACACGTACATTACTGATGATCGGTGCAGTGTTTGGCGGAGGATATTATTTCTCAATCGGCGTGTTTGACGATGTTACTGCGATGCTCCTCGGACAAATTTGTTTGGCATTCTTTTTAGCGATACTGCTAGGATTAGGTATCAGCTATTTTCAGGATATACTACCGGACTTTCCGGGATATGCATCGACGCTGTTTTCTAACGCTATGATTGCCGGTCAATTACTCGGTAATTTACTCGGTGGTGTTATGAGTGATATTGTCGGACTCGGTAATGTATTTTTCGTATCATCAGCGTTTGTACTCATTGCATTTGTATTATTAATATTCACGAAACCCGTGAAGATGGAGGATATAGTATGA
- a CDS encoding DUF456 domain-containing protein: protein MTILLWTIVILSFIAAFVGLVVPILPGVLLMWIGFFMYHFGINASELSWFFWIAMITLTAVTLVSDYVAGSYFVKKFGGSKAGEFAAAVGMLIGSFLFPPLGIIAVPFIVVLFVELYLQRDVAKAFNASVGSLLGFLTSTVAKFLILIIMIIWFVLDVVI from the coding sequence ATGACGATTCTTTTATGGACTATCGTTATTTTAAGTTTTATTGCAGCATTCGTTGGACTTGTAGTTCCGATATTACCAGGCGTACTGTTAATGTGGATTGGATTTTTCATGTATCACTTTGGTATTAACGCTAGTGAACTCTCATGGTTTTTCTGGATAGCAATGATTACGTTAACTGCAGTAACACTCGTTAGTGATTATGTAGCAGGCAGTTACTTTGTTAAGAAATTTGGTGGCAGTAAGGCAGGAGAGTTTGCAGCAGCAGTCGGAATGCTGATTGGAAGCTTCTTATTCCCACCGCTTGGTATTATTGCAGTACCATTTATAGTAGTACTATTTGTAGAGCTCTATTTACAAAGGGATGTCGCAAAAGCATTTAATGCAAGTGTTGGATCTCTATTAGGATTTTTAACGAGTACTGTCGCGAAGTTTTTAATATTGATTATCATGATCATCTGGTTCGTGCTAGATGTGGTGATATAG
- a CDS encoding DinB family protein, with protein sequence MFRTKNDFLTQYRQEGETTLACIRELTDESLSQAVSELDRTLGEIAWHVVQSMIVFGERANLKLDGLSLEKPMPETQDELLSEADKIFNQTLSEYEADVTDENLNDDVDFFGHNMAKGALLYAFITHQTHHRGQMSVLMRQADVKVPGIYGPSRDSE encoded by the coding sequence ATGTTTCGTACAAAAAATGACTTTTTAACTCAGTATCGCCAGGAAGGTGAAACTACTTTAGCTTGTATTCGTGAATTAACGGATGAATCTTTATCTCAGGCGGTGTCAGAACTTGATAGAACGTTAGGGGAAATCGCATGGCATGTTGTTCAGAGTATGATCGTTTTTGGAGAGCGTGCAAACCTGAAATTAGATGGTTTATCACTTGAAAAACCGATGCCTGAAACACAAGATGAATTATTAAGCGAAGCAGACAAAATCTTCAATCAGACTTTATCTGAGTATGAAGCGGATGTAACAGATGAGAACTTAAATGACGATGTGGACTTCTTCGGTCACAATATGGCGAAGGGTGCTTTACTTTACGCATTCATAACACACCAAACACATCACCGTGGGCAGATGTCAGTGCTTATGCGTCAAGCCGACGTAAAAGTACCTGGTATTTATGGTCCATCAAGAGACAGCGAGTAA
- a CDS encoding cation:proton antiporter: MESFIIILSLVFAVIISTVVHFYFPKVPLAFIQIGVGLLIFLTPIPLDVEFEPELFLIGIIAPLLFLEGYHVSRLYMIKYLKPIILMALGLVFTTVIGLGYITHSMMPFLPIAACFAIAAIICPTDAVAVQAIAKNKKLPRGLMTILEGESLLNDAAGILSFNIALVALTTGQFSVSDSISKFFISSIGGLIIGLVIGLIFVQIRVQLVRKGFENEYVFILIQLLTPFVIYMAAESIHVSGVIASVIGGIVHGIERDRLSQATTRLQLGYNNTWGLLSTVLNGFVFTLLGYLIPQVTLALIEHEQTGILSTMKYMFIIAILVYVFRFIWVFALYNMFYIPESRFERVLKHEDVNTYEVRPNRFKYALIATVCGVHGTISMAIALTIPLEIMNGEVFNYRDNLLFITAGVVVISLIVAQVCLPLLTKTDDSESEQSHLNFREAYILIKEFGMKHIHKQTTPENSMIAGNLIRQYTMQVGFYSEVNDRDYNPKEFEQLHSIALETEMKTLDELVEQGEISQSAFNNYVQYIERTKIFASTSFFKRLFFLIRMHKRRKSFVNRMNQASSLSLKNSLIEIQKIASRVHYNVVQRLSEEVTRENRIEVALVSDNYLNRVNQIKRNATNEKIDDDETLFALDVLAAEKDMIVKLVNKGKVSREVAVELRQALNYDEMMLLDMNE, translated from the coding sequence TTGGAGAGTTTTATTATTATTTTAAGTTTAGTTTTTGCGGTTATTATTTCGACGGTTGTGCATTTTTACTTTCCTAAAGTGCCGCTCGCATTTATTCAGATTGGTGTCGGCTTATTAATTTTTTTAACGCCGATTCCATTAGATGTAGAGTTTGAACCTGAGTTGTTTTTAATTGGTATCATTGCGCCGTTATTATTTCTGGAAGGATATCATGTTTCCAGACTTTACATGATTAAATATTTAAAGCCGATTATTCTAATGGCGCTTGGTTTAGTTTTTACGACTGTTATCGGCTTAGGTTATATTACACACAGTATGATGCCTTTCTTGCCGATTGCGGCATGTTTTGCAATCGCAGCGATTATTTGTCCGACAGATGCAGTCGCTGTTCAGGCGATTGCTAAAAACAAGAAACTGCCGAGAGGGTTAATGACGATTTTAGAAGGGGAGTCTCTGTTAAATGATGCGGCTGGTATCCTGAGTTTTAATATTGCGCTTGTAGCACTTACAACAGGCCAGTTTTCAGTTTCAGATTCAATTAGCAAGTTCTTTATTTCGTCTATCGGTGGTTTAATTATCGGTCTTGTTATCGGTTTAATCTTCGTTCAGATTAGAGTTCAATTAGTACGAAAAGGTTTTGAGAATGAATATGTATTTATTCTAATACAGTTACTCACACCGTTTGTTATTTATATGGCTGCTGAAAGTATTCATGTATCTGGTGTAATTGCATCTGTTATTGGTGGGATTGTTCATGGTATAGAGCGAGATCGTCTGTCACAAGCAACGACAAGATTACAGCTCGGCTACAATAACACGTGGGGATTGCTTTCAACCGTGCTGAATGGTTTCGTGTTTACGTTATTAGGATATTTAATTCCACAAGTAACACTTGCGCTAATTGAACACGAGCAAACCGGGATATTATCAACGATGAAGTATATGTTTATTATCGCGATACTCGTTTATGTATTTCGTTTTATATGGGTGTTTGCATTATATAATATGTTCTATATTCCGGAAAGTCGCTTTGAACGTGTTTTAAAGCATGAAGATGTCAACACTTATGAAGTCCGCCCGAATCGCTTTAAATATGCACTCATCGCTACCGTTTGTGGTGTGCATGGAACAATCTCTATGGCAATCGCCCTTACAATCCCACTTGAAATTATGAATGGGGAAGTTTTTAATTACAGAGATAATTTACTGTTTATTACTGCAGGTGTTGTCGTAATTAGTCTTATCGTTGCGCAAGTATGTTTGCCGTTACTTACAAAAACAGATGATAGTGAAAGTGAACAGTCACACTTAAACTTTAGAGAAGCATATATATTAATAAAAGAATTTGGAATGAAACATATTCATAAGCAAACAACGCCTGAAAACAGTATGATTGCCGGAAACTTAATACGTCAGTATACGATGCAGGTTGGCTTCTATAGTGAGGTGAATGACCGTGATTATAATCCGAAAGAATTCGAGCAGCTGCATTCAATTGCACTTGAAACAGAAATGAAAACACTTGATGAACTCGTCGAACAGGGAGAAATCTCTCAAAGTGCATTTAATAACTATGTTCAGTATATTGAGCGTACGAAAATATTTGCATCTACTAGTTTCTTCAAAAGGTTATTCTTCTTAATTCGTATGCATAAACGTCGTAAATCATTTGTTAATCGTATGAATCAGGCAAGTTCATTATCGCTTAAAAACAGTTTAATTGAAATACAGAAGATTGCATCTCGCGTACATTATAATGTCGTACAGCGATTATCGGAAGAAGTGACGAGAGAAAATCGTATTGAAGTCGCACTTGTTTCAGATAATTATTTAAACCGTGTGAATCAAATTAAACGAAATGCTACTAACGAAAAGATTGACGATGATGAAACGCTGTTCGCACTTGATGTTTTAGCAGCAGAAAAAGACATGATCGTTAAACTCGTAAATAAAGGAAAAGTCAGTCGGGAAGTAGCAGTTGAACTGAGACAGGCACTAAATTATGACGAGATGATGTTACTGGATATGAATGAATAA
- the pflA gene encoding pyruvate formate-lyase-activating protein has protein sequence MIKGHIHSIESLGTVDGPGLRYILFTQGCLLRCQFCHNPDTWEIGTPSREMTAEEMVEEIVPYIPYFNASGGGVTISGGEPLLQLPFIEQLFKRLKEEGIHTCIDTSAGCFNETPAFMNHFNPVQEHTDLFLLDIKHIDNEKHLSLTGKPNTHILKFARMLSDRKQPVWIRHVLVPGVTDDKEDLIKLGQFINSLENVEKFEILPYHQLGVHKWEALGIKYPLEGVEAPSDEAVKQAYEYVDFKGRTPLNA, from the coding sequence ATGATTAAAGGACATATACATTCAATCGAGAGTTTAGGGACGGTTGACGGACCTGGTTTACGCTACATCTTATTTACACAAGGATGTCTGCTTCGCTGCCAGTTCTGCCATAATCCTGATACTTGGGAAATTGGAACACCTTCACGCGAAATGACAGCTGAAGAAATGGTTGAAGAAATTGTGCCTTACATCCCCTACTTCAATGCTTCAGGCGGTGGCGTAACGATCAGTGGCGGAGAGCCACTGCTCCAGTTACCGTTTATAGAACAACTGTTCAAAAGATTAAAGGAAGAAGGCATTCATACTTGTATTGATACATCAGCAGGATGTTTCAATGAAACGCCCGCATTTATGAATCACTTTAATCCCGTACAGGAACATACTGATTTATTTCTGCTCGATATTAAACACATTGATAACGAAAAACATTTAAGTTTAACCGGAAAACCCAATACCCATATATTAAAATTCGCCCGTATGTTATCTGACAGAAAACAACCCGTATGGATAAGACATGTGTTAGTGCCTGGTGTTACCGATGATAAAGAAGACCTCATCAAGCTCGGTCAGTTCATCAATAGTTTAGAAAACGTAGAAAAGTTTGAAATCCTCCCTTATCACCAACTTGGTGTGCATAAGTGGGAAGCACTCGGCATTAAGTATCCGTTAGAAGGAGTGGAAGCACCGTCAGATGAAGCAGTGAAACAAGCATATGAATACGTAGACTTTAAAGGCAGAACTCCCCTGAATGCCTAA